The proteins below come from a single Mustela nigripes isolate SB6536 chromosome 14, MUSNIG.SB6536, whole genome shotgun sequence genomic window:
- the LAMTOR5 gene encoding ragulator complex protein LAMTOR5, producing MEATLEQHLEDTMKNPSIVGVLCTDSQGLNLGCRGTLSDEHAGVISVLAQQAAKLTSDPTDIPVVCLESDNGNIMIQKHDGITVAVHKMAS from the exons ATGGAGGCCACCTTGGAGCAGCACTTGGAGGATAC AATGAAGAATCCATCCATTGTTGGAGTCCTGTGCACAGATTCACAAGGACTTAATCTGGGCT GCCGTGGGACCCTGTCAGATGAGCATGCCGGGGTGATATCTGTTCTAGCCCAGCAAGCAGCTAAGCTGACCTCAGACCCCACTGATATCCCTGTGGTATGTCTAGAATCAGATAATGG GAACATCATGATCCAGAAACACGACGGCATCACGGTGGCGGTGCACAAGATGGCCTCCTGA